A region from the Halosolutus gelatinilyticus genome encodes:
- a CDS encoding TrmB family transcriptional regulator sugar-binding domain-containing protein → MVALRATLRRSRSGSDLHQHRSVHPRRRAALARRRDDSGSRAGPAPGHGRVHGGAGDARVHQRCRRNGRPAGSAITELSGYATLVVEGDDGGHTIGGWGAVFEDIEAEVITIEGIEFPELE, encoded by the coding sequence GTGGTTGCCCTGCGAGCAACTCTACGTCGATCCCGATCGGGATCCGACCTACATCAGCATCGAAGCGTTCATCCTCGACGTCGCGCCGCTCTGGCACGACGGCGCGACGATTCGGGTTCGCGTGCTGGGCCAGCGCCCGGCCACGGGCGAGTCCACGGCGGTGCGGGGGACGCTCGAGTACATCAACGCTGCCGGCGGAACGGCCGTCCCGCGGGATCCGCCATCACGGAGCTGTCCGGCTACGCCACGCTCGTCGTCGAGGGCGACGACGGCGGCCACACGATCGGCGGCTGGGGTGCCGTCTTCGAGGATATCGAGGCCGAGGTGATCACCATCGAGGGGATCGAGTTTCCGGAACTCGAGTGA
- a CDS encoding VOC family protein, with the protein MTDEPEITAEPPESPIRLSGTDHITLIGSNEADTIAFYRDLLGMPLVLRQPNLDDPNSTHLFFDTGDGRIITFFVTDDRQSNPRPLRHEIGSVHHLSFSVDPERFVETKEALEEAGRGYNEFDRGIFHSLYTRDHNGLTIELSTDKFSIPDDRRGEVLATAQRLREEDGVEFAEERHLEAALEELGIEVEKHELPDAPTGSGV; encoded by the coding sequence ATGACAGACGAACCCGAGATCACCGCGGAACCGCCGGAGAGCCCGATCCGACTCTCCGGAACCGATCACATCACTCTGATCGGGAGCAATGAGGCGGACACGATCGCGTTCTACCGCGACCTGCTCGGCATGCCGCTGGTGCTCAGACAGCCGAACCTCGACGATCCGAACTCGACGCACCTCTTTTTCGACACGGGTGACGGCCGGATCATCACGTTCTTCGTGACGGACGATCGGCAGTCGAACCCGCGTCCGCTCCGACACGAGATCGGCTCGGTGCATCACCTCTCGTTCTCGGTCGATCCGGAGCGGTTCGTCGAGACGAAAGAAGCGCTCGAGGAGGCGGGACGCGGCTACAACGAGTTCGATCGCGGCATCTTCCACTCGCTGTACACGCGCGACCACAACGGGCTGACGATCGAGCTCTCGACGGACAAGTTCTCGATCCCGGACGATCGCCGCGGCGAGGTGCTGGCGACGGCCCAGCGGCTCCGCGAGGAGGACGGCGTCGAGTTCGCCGAAGAGCGCCACCTCGAGGCCGCGCTCGAGGAACTCGGCATCGAGGTCGAAAAACACGAGTTGCCGGACGCGCCGACCGGAAGCGGCGTCTGA
- a CDS encoding ThuA domain-containing protein produces MNALLIGETTFPFHSIDDKGPELVAAIGDAADVTVTTDRDDLSDLSDYDLLIDYLTDSDLTAEQLEGLLAFVRRGGGYLGVHCAADLHSTAPSDPDDLIDTRSEPIAELEALLGGRFVGHPEQTTFGVEIVTEHPVTAGVDDFEVFDEPYRVAVDEEVTVLAEMDHPDLRSYPVAWVRLNGDGRVCYVSLGHTDESLRHDGTRRLLRNAVSWVTG; encoded by the coding sequence ATGAATGCGCTTCTGATCGGAGAGACGACGTTTCCGTTTCACTCGATCGACGATAAGGGCCCGGAACTCGTCGCCGCGATCGGCGACGCCGCCGACGTCACCGTCACCACCGATCGCGACGACCTGTCGGATCTCTCCGACTACGACCTGTTGATCGACTATCTGACAGACAGCGACCTCACCGCGGAGCAACTCGAGGGACTGCTCGCGTTCGTCCGCCGCGGGGGCGGGTACCTCGGCGTTCACTGCGCAGCGGATCTGCACAGCACGGCCCCGTCGGACCCGGACGACCTCATCGACACGCGATCGGAGCCGATCGCCGAACTCGAGGCGCTGCTCGGCGGCCGGTTCGTGGGCCATCCTGAGCAAACGACGTTCGGGGTCGAGATCGTCACCGAGCACCCAGTCACGGCGGGGGTCGACGATTTCGAGGTCTTCGACGAGCCGTATCGAGTCGCCGTCGACGAGGAGGTGACGGTGCTCGCGGAGATGGACCACCCCGACCTTCGATCGTACCCGGTCGCGTGGGTCCGCTTGAACGGTGACGGCCGGGTGTGTTACGTTTCGCTGGGCCACACCGACGAGTCGTTGCGACACGACGGGACCCGTCGGCTCCTCCGGAACGCCGTCTCGTGGGTCACCGGGTGA